In the genome of Raphanus sativus cultivar WK10039 chromosome 4, ASM80110v3, whole genome shotgun sequence, one region contains:
- the LOC108848609 gene encoding lysine histidine transporter 1, with translation MVSQPPQDDYDEKTARQKEIDAWLPITSSRNAKWWYSAFHNVTAMVGAGVLGLPYAMSQLGWGPGITVMVLSWIITLYTLWQMVEMHEMVPGKRFDRYHELGQHAFGEKLGLYIVVPQQLIVEIGVCIVYMVTGGKSLKKFHDLVCDDCKPIKLTYFIMIFASVHFVLSHLPNFNSISGVSLAAAVMSLSYSTIAWAASASKGVQEEVEYGYKAKSTAGTVFNFFSGLGDVAFAYAGHNVVLEIQATIPSTPEKPSKGPMWKGVIVAYIVVALCYFPVAFVGYYIFGNGVEDNILMSLKKPAWLIATANMFVVIHVIGSYQIYAMPVFDMMETLLVKKLNFRPTTILRFCVRSFYVAATMFLGMTFPFFGGLLAFFGGFAFAPTTYFLPCIIWLAIYKPRKFGLSWWANWVCIVFGIFLMVLSPIGGLRTIVIQAKEYTFYS, from the exons ATGGTATCTCAGCCTCCTCAAGATGATTAT GATGAAAAAACAGCGAGACAAAAAGAAATAGACGCTTGGTTACCAATTACTTCATCAAGAAATGCTAAATGGTGGTACTCTGCTTTTCACAACGTCACCGCCATGGTCGGTGCCGGAGTTCTCGGCCTCCCTTACGCCATGTCTCAGCTAGGCTG GGGACCAGGAATTACAGTGATGGTTCTCTCATGGATCATAACACTATACACATTATGGCAAATGGTAGAAATGCACGAGATGGTTCCGGGGAAGCGTTTTGATCGCTACCACGAGCTCGGACAACACGCGTTTGGAGAAAAACTTGGTCTCTACATAGTCGTGCCGCAACAGCTGATCGTGGAGATAGGCGTTTGCATCGTGTATATGGTCACTGGAGGCAAATCGCTAAAGAAGTTTCATGATCTTGTTTGTGATGATTGTAAACCCATCAAACTTACTTACTTCATCATGATCTTCGCTTCTGTTCACTTCGTCCTCTCGCATCTCCCCAATTTCAATTCAATCTCTGGCGTTTCTCTCGCCGCCGCGGTTATGTCTCTAAG CTACTCAACAATCGCATGGGCAGCTTCGGCGAGTAAAGGTGTTCAAGAAGAAGTTGAATACGGTTACAAAGCAAAATCAACGGCCGGTACGGTATTCAATTTCTTCAGTGGTTTAGGTGATGTTGCATTCGCTTACGCGGGCCACAACGTGGTCCTTGAGATCCAAGCAACGATCCCTTCGACTCCCGAGAAGCCTTCAAAAGGTCCGATGTGGAAAGGAGTCATCGTTGCTTACATCGTCGTCGCGCTCTGTTACTTTCCGGTGGCCTTCGTTGGATATTATATTTTCGGGAACGGTGTTGAAGACAATATCCTCATGTCACTTAAGAAACCGGCTTGGTTAATCGCGACAGCTAACATGTTCGTTGTGATTCACGTTATTGGTAGTTACCAG aTTTATGCTATGCCGGTTTTTGACATGATGGAAACTTTGTTGGTCAAGAAGCTTAATTTCAGACCGACCACGATTCTCCGGTTCTGTGTTCGCAGTTTCTATGTTG CGGCAACAATGTTTCTTGGTATGACGTTTCCTTTCTTTGGTGGGCTCTTAGCGTTCTTTGGCGGATTCGCGTTTGCTCCAACGACATACTTC CTTCCTTGCATAATTTGGTTAGCTATCTACAAACCTAGGAAGTTCGGTTTATCTTGGTGGGCCAACTGG GTATGTATCGTGTTTGGTATTTTCTTGATGGTATTGTCGCCGATTGGAGGGCTAAGGACGATCGTCATTCAAGCAAAGGAATACACGTTTTACTCGTAA